The genomic DNA AACTAGAGGAGATGGCAGGGGACGTCAGCTACTGATGCAAAGGGTCACGAGTAGAATTGAAGGGAGAGATGGAGATTGGGAGAGAGGAGATGAATTGGTTGCAAGAACCCCACCAAAGCTCACGAAGGCCCATTCTTCCTCTTTGATTTTGTCCTCTACTAAATTCGAGTTATCACACACTCCTTTTATCCCTCTACGCGCCTTGCCTTCTCCTCATCATTTATCCTCTTCCATTTCATACTTTCAGTCTGTTCTAACTTTTCTACCATTGCTGTCCAACTCAACCTAAACCAAAAATGAATCGTTGTTGCTTAATTAAATTGGAataaaggggggaaaaaaaagaaatggatcCTTCAGCTTTTGTTGATCTTGCATGCCGTCAACTTGTGTATATGCTTTGCTACAAGAGCCATGTCGATGAGGTTGAAGATGGCATCAAGAAGCTAGTGGATGCTAGAGAAAGGGTTTAACATGCCGTCAACGAAGCCACTTCCAAAGGGGAGAGGATCGAAAGTGATGTCAAAATGTGGCTTAACGAAATTCATGTGTTGACAAAAAATGTTAGGAAGCTTATCACGGACGAGAGCAAAGAGAGCTGCTTGTGCTTCATTCTGAATCCCCTCCACCCAATATTCCTCAAAGTGAccgtgaaaaaaataatagtagCAACAAGGATTGAATCATGCTCCCATCTCCCTAGAATTTCATCTTTTATGCtggaaaattaaaatcaaagaggaaaatgggatctttccctctttttttttctatgagATGGAAAAATAGAGTCCATTGATCGACGGACTCATGAGTTTGAATTAGCTCAATGTTGGGGGAAGTAAAGATTTTGGCTATCATGTGGaatgaaaaatggaaaaggatttcattttttggtttttattGGGTGTTGAAGAGTTCTCTGCTTCTTGTTGTGTTTGTGTTGAAGGTGGACCGATTtatggcaaggttgcagaagtTGCAGACTTGCAGTACACCGTGGCGGGTGGGAGAAAGGTGGTTTATGGGGTCAGTCTCAGTCCTCGGACCACTCAGGGTTACCTATGGACGAGCTTCAGGGTAAGCAAGAGTCCTTAAGGTCGTTCAAACATCTTTACTCGACCATGTGGCTGGAATCATACATTTTTAtttagaagagagagaggaaagaaGAATTTGtgtcattttctaaaaataaaaagtttcgAGTTCACTCTATAATTGTGTTGGCCCTGGGGGCTCCAGTGCTTTCCGTCGATTAGGGAGCACGCAACAGTTAGTTCGATTCTGGTTGATGGATGCTGGCATTGGCCTAGAAGCTCGGATCTGCAAGCTGGCCTGCTCCGTGATCTCGCTAATGCAATTCAACTCTCTGATCGTGATAGGGTCACATGGACGGCTCACAAATCCGAGACATTTTCTGTTGCTAGTGCGTGGAAATGCTTTAGTCCCAGAAGCCAGAAGATGGAATGGAGGAACGCAATCTGGTTTGAGGGGCAGTTTCCTCGATCCTCTTTCATTAGCTGGCTTTGTATTCATAATAGATTGAGTACAAAAGATAGGCTTATGAGTTGGAGAATCTCGATTACTGCACCCGAATGCGAATTCTGTAGTTTGGAATTGGAGACCCGAAATCACCTCTTTTTTGAATGCCCTATCACCCAAGGGATTTGGAGAAGTTTATTAGACCGTGTTGGAATGAACAAACACAATGTCGACTGGAATACGGAACTTTGCTGGGTCTCCTCTCTCCGTGGAAAGAAGCTGGATATTATTTGTCTTAAACTTCTCTGGACTcactacatttactgcatctggAGGGAGAGGAACGCCAGGCTCTACCGGAATCAAGTCTCGCctccaacaattataataCGAAGGATCTTCTCGgatgtgaaagcaaagttGTCTGTTCTCCCTCGATTCTCATGCAAAATTGCACACTCTATCATTGCGAGGCATATGTTTCACCATTTTGATACTGCAACTAGTTGACTTGGGAGTAGCTCTTGggtgttttttattttactccgtatagaggaaaatggtattggtttctgatgtaaattcatctgttatcaatgaagtttcatcatttatccaaaaaaaaataattgtgacATTCAAACAAaagtgagagaaaaagaaacaataaaTAATGCCATGTTGGATGATCCGTTCAGCTCTTGACGGAAGGTCTCTTGAGGAGTGCGTTCCATCAGTCAAGGTTTTATGTGATGTAAAAAGTGATTCGATGACACGTTTGATGTAAAGTCTACATTTCAAAGTATATTTGACAGTTTTttcttgcatatatatacaatttatAGATTAAGCAGATTTTTAGAAACAACTCCACTTTAGGTTGGtgaatttttccaatttacaGTGAACTAAAAAATATATCGGGGGAGAATTTTGACTAGAAATGTACTCTCATCCTTTTACTATTCGTTCCCAAattgaaaccaaactctttcaataattttgcttaaattattaaaaggaaaattaataaatatgaaGAATCTCAGCTCCCTGGCCGGCCtccctctctctatctctcttcCCCGGTGTCTTTACCCTCTCTGTCCTCCCCACCAATCGGAAAACATCCATCAGTCCCACTGAGGACTACCCCGGCGATGGCTCTGCAACTTTGGGAGACGCTAAAGGAGGCGATCATTACTTACACGGGCTTGTCTCCGGCGACTTTCTTGGCGGTCCTCGCCCTGGGCCTGGCTGTCTACTACGCCGTGACCGGGCTTTTCGGGCCCTCCGATCATCACCCGAGGTCtcgggattacggagaggAGACGCAGCCGCTACCTCCTCCGGTTCAGCTCGGCGAGGTCACCGAGGAGGAGCTGAAACAGTACGACGGCACCGATCCTAAGAAGCCTCTCCTCATGGCCATCAAGGGACAGATCTACGACGTCTCTCAGAGCAGGTAACGATAGACAACTCGCTAGCTCCCGCGAAAGCTTAAGCTGAGATAGAGAACTGCTGATTGAAAAAAGCTTCGATAGGAAAGAACTTATCGGTACAGCCACGGTGATCACTTCTCAATGTTGTTGTAAAGAcctgaacttttttttttttaatgaaacaGTTGATTGGGAACTTTGCATATTCTTGGTCAATTTTGTACCTTTCTTTGACCAGATTTTGCACCTTAGGAAATCAATAGTTGCCTATTTTGGTTTCGCTGCAGGGATAACCATTTTCATGGTCAAATGTTTTCTGAAACGTTGCTTGATGTATCCCGTTCGATGGTTAACCAATGATTTATTCAGTTTGATACGTGCTAATTGCTGATGAGTTTGATTGGATTATAATCTGCGAAGTGCAAATCGTTTGAGATGAATAAATGCGGTTTTTCTTTCAAACTTTGATTCTCCGTGGCCGTGTCGAATTCAGATTTACTGGAATCTATTCTCATGCCTGCAGGATGTTCTACGGACCTGGAGGGCCATATGCCCTGTTCGCTGGGAAGGACGCGAGCAGAGCTCTTGCGAAGATGTCGTTTGAGGAGAAAGATCTCACCGGGGACATATCTGGTCTGGGTCCATTTGAGCTCGACGCACTGCAGGACTGGGAATACAAGTTCATGAGCAAGTATGTTAAGGTCGGAACTATCAAGAAGCCTGTTCCAGTAACTGAGGAAGGGTCTTCTGCTAGCGAACCAGCACCCGCTGCTGATAAGACCGAGGAGAAGTCATCTGCTGAATGAAAGCTGTAGTTCTGGGTGCTGATAAGACCGAGGGGAGGTCATGTGCTGAATGAAGCTGTAGTTCTCTTGTATTTCTGTAGTGCTGTCACCGTGTCAAAGATCACGCTCGATATGTGATAAGTATGTTTACAAATAACTTTCAGGAAACACAGTCCCCATTGGAGATGAATAACTGAAGGAGAAAAATAAGCTGCGACGAGTAGCCCGATGCGATGATCCATTGTGTTGAAAAACTGAAATCAGAATCTCATCAATTATTCTCCCCCGAGAGTCCTACTTCTAATGCTGTGTTCTTATTGCTGAATCAGAAAGTAATAATTCAGGGGCTGTCACGTCTCAGAAAATTTTCCTTGCCACTTTACGATGCCAAATTTTTCCGCAGGATGTCCGCAAGCAAACATATATTAGGCTGCTAATTTCAACCGTTGAGATGAAGAAGTATCTGCGAAATTCAAGAAATGGATTGAGAAAATGCGCTGCAGTTTGTGAcatcattttcttaattttcaatgGGAATAGCCTGCACGATGACAGACAACGTTGTCAAAAGTTCGGCTTAGCTTCTGGCGTTAATTTCAGTCGATAAAATAAAACTGAGCCTTGAAAAT from Punica granatum isolate Tunisia-2019 chromosome 2, ASM765513v2, whole genome shotgun sequence includes the following:
- the LOC116194074 gene encoding membrane steroid-binding protein 1-like; the protein is MALQLWETLKEAIITYTGLSPATFLAVLALGLAVYYAVTGLFGPSDHHPRSRDYGEETQPLPPPVQLGEVTEEELKQYDGTDPKKPLLMAIKGQIYDVSQSRMFYGPGGPYALFAGKDASRALAKMSFEEKDLTGDISGLGPFELDALQDWEYKFMSKYVKVGTIKKPVPVTEEGSSASEPAPAADKTEEKSSAE